GTGTGCAAACTGCTAGCTTCAGGTTTCcactttgtgtatttttgttgCCATAATATGACTATAATTAGTTgacttatttaaatttttgtATGATTACATTTTTGGTCTGTGTAAAATAATTTCAAGAATGTCAACTTGGACATGTGTAAATTGTATATTTAGAAATTTTCATGACTTGCTGACAGTTTGAAGGATcgaacatccatccatctgttttcTGGACTCGCTTATTAAGGACCAAATAATTAATTGGAAAGTATTTAATTCCAAAGAGTTatataaatgtttttcattttatttttttaacatgtccTAACATGAATCTCTCTCTCCCAACAGTAAACCACAGTGTTTCACATCAACTATGAACACATCCACACAGAACACGGTCATGCAAAAAGGAAGTCCACAGCTCCAAAATTTCCTGGTGAAGCGCACCAACAGCGCACAACACTTGAAGAAGCGGCACTTGTGCTTCAGCTGTGAGCAAACTTTTCCAACTCGAGAACGCTTGGAGGAACACTTCTGTCCTTCTGCAAGTTACATCTGCTCCTGCGGAACCGAGTTTTCCGTCTATGTAGACATGCTGGAACACAGCACGACGCATGAACCCGGACACCAAGTGCTTGACCACGAAACGATAAAGAAGCGTCGAATTGAGACGAGCATAAAAGAGAAGGAGCAGTTGAAAAGACTCCAGTTCAGTCAAGGTGTTCCAGTGAGGACCAAATTGTCCTCACCTTTGACATTGAATTACCAGACGCAAATGCCCATCAAATCAGGTGTTAAGCCACAAACCTCCATGCAGTCTGCACTGGCTTCGAAAGTGCCTGGATTGCATCCCACTATCACACAAACATCTGGGTTCCCAAATCCTTACCCAACTCAGATTAGCATGCAGAATGTTTTTGCTGGCGTGGGTTCACCAACAGTGGATCTTTGGACCATTTACCAGCCAGTGGTGTTGGTGAAAACGGTGCGGAAGTTTAACAAGCAAAAACCATACACCTGCTCGAAATGTGGGCAGGGCTTTTTGACGAAGAACAGCCTCATTACTCACCACAGCGAGCATGTTACGGATAAAGTTTCTGGCTGTATAGGATGTGGAATGCTGCTCTCCAGCAAGAAGTTAATGCCCCGCTTCCATGCTTGTAATGCACCCAGCTCTTCTGCCAAAGTCAGACTCATCACTGCACGACCACTGAGTCACCTAAACAAAAATGCAGCCGGTATACCAGGTAGTCCAAATCTCAGTGCGTCCAGTAAAATTAGGCGGGCATTTCATCCCAATTCCTCTCTTCAGCAAAAGAGCCACAATCTCAGTGCACCCAATAAAATCAGACAGGGGCCTCCTGCTCCACCTTCCCTGCATCGCTACCCATCAAATAAACACAGTCAAGGGCTTCCTTTTACATCCAGTCAAGAGTTGAAGACACCCAACCAAACTGTGGCACAATTCCTGTACCAACATTCACATGCATCCTCTGAAACAGCCCGCTACTTGTGCAGAGTCTGTCATCTACCTTTTGAGAGTGCTCAACTTCTTCAGAGGCACAAGTGTGCCAAAGCACAGGAGTTCATGGCACAGCACTCAAAGGCTGGCAAACCGTATAACCGCATCCGCACAGTGACACCAGTGAAGAGTCCAAATCCCCCGGCAGTGAATGGCGAGAGAAGACTCGCCAGCTTCTTGCCAGCTGGTGGCATAAAGGCAAACAAAGTCGTGAATGCCAGCCAGGGCGGAGATCAAGGAGCAACTCCTGTCAACGGGAAAACTGTCAATTTGGATGACGACGATGACGATTGTTACATAGTCGAAAGTTCGGACAAATCTGCTGAGGTGATCTACCAGGTTACTTCATCTGTCCCTGTTAAGACATAAACGACTTAAAGTTTATCCAGTTTGCATGTCATTTTAAATTTTGGACCAACATAAAGATTTCACTCTCCAGGTTGAATATGTACTTGTTTAGATTTATGGAGCTGGCCATTTCAACTAAAACCATGAGCAGCTGCAACAGTTTTGAGGCACAAATGTCAATGCAACAATGTGCTTCAGACTGGCTCTAATTACTAGATGCCCGATAGGTGCAGTATTTGATCTTGT
The Thalassophryne amazonica chromosome 7, fThaAma1.1, whole genome shotgun sequence genome window above contains:
- the LOC117514584 gene encoding zinc finger protein 567-like isoform X1 translates to MLWMSVFYVGIAIWSVQVLVITEYKVKSKPQCFTSTMNTSTQNTVMQKGSPQLQNFLVKRTNSAQHLKKRHLCFSCEQTFPTRERLEEHFCPSASYICSCGTEFSVYVDMLEHSTTHEPGHQVLDHETIKKRRIETSIKEKEQLKRLQFSQGVPVRTKLSSPLTLNYQTQMPIKSGVKPQTSMQSALASKVPGLHPTITQTSGFPNPYPTQISMQNVFAGVGSPTVDLWTIYQPVVLVKTVRKFNKQKPYTCSKCGQGFLTKNSLITHHSEHVTDKVSGCIGCGMLLSSKKLMPRFHACNAPSSSAKVRLITARPLSHLNKNAAGIPGSPNLSASSKIRRAFHPNSSLQQKSHNLSAPNKIRQGPPAPPSLHRYPSNKHSQGLPFTSSQELKTPNQTVAQFLYQHSHASSETARYLCRVCHLPFESAQLLQRHKCAKAQEFMAQHSKAGKPYNRIRTVTPVKSPNPPAVNGERRLASFLPAGGIKANKVVNASQGGDQGATPVNGKTVNLDDDDDDCYIVESSDKSAEVIYQVTSSVPVKT
- the LOC117514584 gene encoding zinc finger protein 567-like isoform X2, with the protein product MNTSTQNTVMQKGSPQLQNFLVKRTNSAQHLKKRHLCFSCEQTFPTRERLEEHFCPSASYICSCGTEFSVYVDMLEHSTTHEPGHQVLDHETIKKRRIETSIKEKEQLKRLQFSQGVPVRTKLSSPLTLNYQTQMPIKSGVKPQTSMQSALASKVPGLHPTITQTSGFPNPYPTQISMQNVFAGVGSPTVDLWTIYQPVVLVKTVRKFNKQKPYTCSKCGQGFLTKNSLITHHSEHVTDKVSGCIGCGMLLSSKKLMPRFHACNAPSSSAKVRLITARPLSHLNKNAAGIPGSPNLSASSKIRRAFHPNSSLQQKSHNLSAPNKIRQGPPAPPSLHRYPSNKHSQGLPFTSSQELKTPNQTVAQFLYQHSHASSETARYLCRVCHLPFESAQLLQRHKCAKAQEFMAQHSKAGKPYNRIRTVTPVKSPNPPAVNGERRLASFLPAGGIKANKVVNASQGGDQGATPVNGKTVNLDDDDDDCYIVESSDKSAEVIYQVTSSVPVKT